The following coding sequences lie in one Pseudomonadota bacterium genomic window:
- a CDS encoding lysophospholipase, whose translation MRKALVAVAAALFCISLAHAQTDVLIEIDRGRTEGIFTKSPVFQRAILAKPAKPTDTALLYFRGYPGIARIKSVADKQPNLQPFMRMNQRFFAKEGIALVIMDCPTDQWGISGGQPTGCLDSYRSSKEHADDVRSIIAKLRDEHGISRIFVMGHSFGTISSRWLAKNLGNEISGSIHSASMNGQNSRGFANSLAGFSYDSTPAPVLHVHNENDACQYTPYSTVKEYAGENLVTVRGGVAEGDPCGGAHLHSYQGREGVVVRSIISWIKTGRVDRQIGE comes from the coding sequence ATGAGAAAAGCATTGGTGGCAGTTGCAGCGGCTTTGTTTTGCATTTCGCTTGCGCATGCGCAAACCGATGTGCTGATTGAGATCGACAGGGGGCGAACGGAAGGAATTTTCACAAAATCCCCTGTGTTCCAGCGGGCGATCCTGGCCAAGCCGGCCAAGCCTACCGACACGGCTCTCTTGTATTTTCGGGGCTACCCGGGCATTGCAAGAATCAAGTCTGTGGCGGACAAGCAGCCCAATCTGCAACCTTTCATGAGAATGAACCAACGGTTTTTTGCAAAAGAAGGCATTGCGCTAGTGATCATGGACTGCCCTACTGATCAGTGGGGCATATCCGGGGGTCAGCCGACCGGTTGCCTTGACAGCTATCGGTCATCGAAAGAACACGCTGACGATGTGAGAAGCATCATCGCCAAACTCAGGGATGAGCACGGGATTTCAAGGATTTTTGTGATGGGACATAGCTTCGGAACGATCAGCTCGAGGTGGCTGGCAAAGAACCTCGGCAACGAGATCAGCGGCAGCATTCATTCCGCGTCGATGAACGGGCAAAATAGTCGGGGCTTTGCGAATTCACTTGCCGGGTTTTCCTATGACTCCACACCCGCCCCGGTGCTTCATGTTCATAACGAGAACGATGCCTGCCAGTACACGCCTTATTCGACCGTGAAGGAATATGCCGGCGAGAATCTGGTGACGGTGCGTGGCGGCGTGGCCGAGGGAGACCCCTGTGGTGGTGCCCACCTGCACTCCTACCAGGGACGCGAGGGGGTTGTGGTCAGATCAATCATTTCCTGGATAAAGACAGGGAGGGTAGATCGGCAGATCGGGGAATGA